The following are encoded together in the Candidatus Krumholzibacteriia bacterium genome:
- a CDS encoding DUF692 family protein, which translates to MHNLRATTIGLHYRSATMSDFSERVQHLPRLGIGVSTEYGAGDAPGGLDVEALRREHPRWAEFLEVGVETSKGLDRDARAWAAAGRPTTYHFLDVNLDDPRDLDARWLDEVCAIAAELQPAWMCGDAGLWHFGPRGRGQMLLLPPVLSDDAASAMAEGIVRLREETGHEVLPENPPGSVYVGPLHLLDFFARVCERADTGMLLDVAHLAIYQRTAGHDAFTGVDAFPLERVVEMHVAGGVQRTHEGYDFVEDSHTTDVLLETWHLLEHLAPRTPNLKAVVFECERNPLEAVVDGFARIERTLGDSTLAVRP; encoded by the coding sequence GTGCACAATCTCCGAGCCACAACCATCGGGTTGCACTACCGTTCCGCGACCATGAGTGACTTCTCCGAACGCGTCCAACACCTCCCCCGCCTCGGCATCGGCGTGAGCACCGAATACGGCGCTGGCGACGCCCCCGGCGGACTCGACGTCGAGGCCCTCCGTCGCGAACACCCGCGCTGGGCGGAGTTCCTCGAGGTCGGCGTGGAGACCTCCAAGGGACTCGACCGTGACGCCCGGGCCTGGGCCGCGGCCGGTCGGCCGACCACCTACCACTTCCTCGACGTGAACCTCGACGACCCGCGCGACCTCGACGCGCGGTGGCTCGACGAGGTGTGCGCGATCGCCGCGGAGCTGCAGCCGGCCTGGATGTGCGGCGACGCCGGTCTGTGGCACTTCGGCCCGCGCGGTCGCGGGCAGATGCTCCTGCTGCCGCCGGTACTGAGCGACGACGCGGCGTCGGCCATGGCGGAGGGCATCGTCCGTCTGCGCGAGGAGACCGGCCACGAGGTCCTGCCCGAGAATCCGCCGGGCTCGGTGTACGTGGGTCCATTGCACCTGCTCGACTTCTTCGCCCGGGTGTGCGAACGGGCGGACACCGGCATGCTGCTCGACGTGGCCCACCTGGCGATCTACCAGCGCACGGCCGGGCACGACGCCTTCACCGGCGTCGATGCCTTCCCTCTCGAGCGCGTGGTCGAGATGCACGTGGCCGGTGGGGTGCAGCGCACGCACGAGGGCTACGATTTCGTCGAGGACTCGCACACGACCGACGTCCTGCTCGAGACCTGGCACTTGCTCGAACACCTCGCTCCGCGGACGCCCAACCTGAAGGCCGTGGTCTTCGAGTGCGAGCGCAACCCGCTCGAGGCGGTGGTCGACGGCTTCGCGCGGATCGAGCGCACGCTCGGCGACTCCACGCTGGCGGTGCGACCATGA